One genomic window of Microbacterium sp. BH-3-3-3 includes the following:
- a CDS encoding tyrosine recombinase XerC has protein sequence MRVSEAVEGYLTHLSDVRRLSSATVRAYRADLADLTGATGDPDVSALGVEDLREWQWEASRSGLSKATAARRTSAVRGFLAWAKDAGLIDGDPAQRLVAPKRGRTLPAVATAQALEGVLSAAAENAREGDPLALRDHALLEMLYGSGARVSEICGLDLDDIDPERRTLRLRGKGDKERVVPYGVPAGLALDAYLVRARPVLSARGEGSAGRAVFLGAQGRRLGPRAVHSLVSRTVAPVVGVETLGPHALRHSAATHLLDGGADLRAVQEILGHASLGTTQIYTHVSGERLREAYKLAHPRA, from the coding sequence GTGCGTGTTTCCGAAGCCGTCGAGGGGTATCTCACCCACCTCTCCGACGTGCGTCGGCTCTCGTCGGCGACGGTGCGCGCGTATCGGGCCGACCTGGCCGACCTCACGGGGGCGACCGGCGATCCGGACGTCTCGGCGCTCGGCGTCGAGGACCTCCGCGAGTGGCAGTGGGAGGCGTCCAGATCGGGGCTGTCGAAGGCCACCGCGGCGCGGCGGACGTCGGCGGTGCGGGGATTCCTCGCCTGGGCGAAGGACGCGGGGCTGATCGACGGCGACCCGGCGCAGCGCCTCGTCGCCCCCAAGCGCGGTCGCACGCTGCCGGCCGTCGCCACCGCTCAGGCACTCGAAGGTGTCCTCTCGGCTGCGGCCGAGAACGCGCGCGAGGGCGATCCGCTGGCGCTGCGCGACCACGCCCTGCTCGAGATGCTCTACGGCTCGGGCGCCCGCGTGTCGGAGATCTGCGGTCTCGACCTCGACGACATCGACCCCGAGCGTCGCACCCTGCGTCTGCGCGGGAAGGGCGACAAGGAGCGCGTCGTGCCCTACGGCGTTCCCGCCGGCCTCGCCCTCGACGCCTATCTGGTCCGCGCGCGCCCGGTCCTCTCGGCCCGCGGTGAGGGGAGCGCGGGGCGCGCGGTGTTCCTCGGCGCGCAGGGTCGGCGCCTAGGACCACGGGCCGTGCACTCCCTTGTCTCGCGCACCGTGGCCCCCGTCGTCGGGGTCGAGACCCTGGGACCCCACGCGCTGCGCCACTCCGCAGCGACGCACCTGCTCGACGGGGGCGCCGACCTGCGCGCGGTGCAGGAGATCCTCGGACACGCCAGCCTCGGAACCACGCAGATCTACACCCACGTCTCGGGCGAACGGCTGCGGGAGGCGTACAAGCTCGCGCATCCGCGGGCCTGA
- a CDS encoding DUF3060 domain-containing protein: MNRRSVSAAAGAVVLVLSLAGCALQPTPVETRLPPGAVVTSAPPTAAAPSPTVVTLPPTTAPTVAPVPDPSTPASDPDALSCGDGGSQNVSGAEQTVRVVGTCAELTVSGSALTVDAAGATIRSLRVSGDRVRVSASAIDALVVQGNDAAVSSGGAIGSVDLSGDRTTVDAGGAVSSVTVRGQDNIVRAGGGVGQTTVEGRGNQIG, from the coding sequence GTGAATCGCCGATCCGTCTCCGCCGCGGCGGGTGCCGTCGTGCTCGTCCTCTCGCTCGCCGGGTGCGCGCTGCAGCCGACGCCCGTCGAGACGCGCCTTCCCCCGGGAGCGGTCGTCACCTCCGCGCCTCCGACGGCTGCCGCGCCCTCGCCGACGGTCGTCACCCTGCCCCCGACCACGGCACCGACGGTCGCACCCGTGCCCGATCCCTCGACGCCGGCGTCGGACCCCGACGCCCTCTCGTGCGGCGACGGAGGCTCGCAGAACGTCTCGGGCGCCGAACAGACGGTCCGCGTCGTCGGCACCTGCGCCGAGCTCACCGTCTCGGGGTCCGCGCTGACGGTGGATGCCGCGGGCGCGACGATCCGATCCCTGCGCGTCTCGGGCGATCGCGTCCGGGTGTCGGCTTCGGCGATCGATGCGCTCGTCGTGCAGGGCAACGACGCGGCGGTCTCGTCGGGCGGCGCCATCGGCAGCGTCGACCTCAGCGGCGACCGCACGACCGTCGACGCCGGTGGTGCCGTCTCGTCGGTCACGGTGCGCGGGCAGGACAACATCGTCCGCGCCGGCGGGGGAGTCGGCCAGACCACGGTCGAAGGACGCGGCAACCAGATCGGCTGA
- a CDS encoding murein hydrolase activator EnvC: MRSRFLVPRALRFAMILALLLAVNPTADGDPLADRGWVWPVQTVQLLRPFEAPAHRYAPGHRGIDLSAPESVRSPADGRIAFAGAVAGRLVVTIDHGDGLVTTLEPVATGLVAGDRVARGAVVGIVTPEGHTRPHTLHFGVRLDGEYINPLRLLGGVPRAVLLPCC; this comes from the coding sequence ATGCGATCCCGGTTCCTCGTCCCGCGCGCGCTCCGGTTCGCGATGATCCTCGCCCTGCTGCTCGCGGTGAACCCGACGGCCGACGGCGATCCGCTCGCCGATCGGGGGTGGGTGTGGCCGGTGCAGACGGTGCAGCTCCTCCGCCCCTTCGAAGCCCCCGCCCACCGCTACGCTCCGGGCCACCGCGGGATCGATCTCTCAGCCCCCGAGTCGGTGCGCTCCCCCGCCGATGGTCGCATCGCCTTCGCCGGGGCGGTGGCCGGACGCCTCGTCGTCACCATCGACCACGGAGACGGTCTGGTCACGACCCTCGAACCCGTGGCGACCGGCCTCGTCGCCGGCGACCGCGTCGCCCGCGGAGCCGTCGTGGGCATCGTCACCCCCGAAGGTCACACGCGGCCGCACACACTGCACTTCGGCGTGCGGCTGGACGGCGAGTACATCAACCCGCTGCGGCTGCTGGGCGGCGTTCCCCGGGCGGTTCTGCTGCCCTGCTGCTGA